In one Pseudomonas sp. MM211 genomic region, the following are encoded:
- a CDS encoding efflux RND transporter periplasmic adaptor subunit, with amino-acid sequence MPADQPLATERFWPGVLAILIATAANLAHADEASNELRVQLSPIRQTVLSSELSGKLTELAVKEGDRFKEGQRLAAFDCSVQRAQLNRSEAVQRGAQKKLDVAKRLDALESISQAEVAQAQADMAVAQAESGVGRAMLKRCNLDAPFAGRVSQRMAQRFQHVAEGTELLAIYDDSAYQLELIAPSAWMSWLKPGVEFEVQLDETGQRYPAQIERLGAAIDPLSQSLKVFARITGDSAGLLPGMSGVALLQPPADGS; translated from the coding sequence ATGCCCGCTGACCAGCCGCTTGCAACGGAGCGTTTCTGGCCCGGCGTGCTGGCGATCCTGATCGCCACGGCAGCCAACCTCGCCCATGCCGATGAGGCGAGCAACGAGCTGCGTGTGCAGCTCAGCCCGATCCGCCAGACGGTGCTGTCCAGCGAGCTCAGCGGCAAGCTCACCGAGTTGGCCGTCAAGGAAGGCGATCGCTTCAAGGAAGGTCAGCGCCTGGCCGCCTTCGATTGTTCGGTGCAGCGCGCCCAGCTCAACCGCAGTGAAGCGGTGCAGCGCGGAGCGCAGAAGAAGCTCGACGTTGCCAAGCGCCTCGATGCCCTGGAATCCATCAGCCAGGCCGAGGTCGCCCAGGCCCAGGCCGACATGGCCGTGGCCCAGGCGGAAAGCGGCGTGGGCCGCGCCATGCTGAAACGCTGCAACCTGGATGCGCCCTTTGCCGGGCGCGTCTCGCAGCGCATGGCGCAGCGCTTCCAGCACGTCGCCGAAGGCACCGAGTTACTGGCGATCTATGACGACAGTGCCTACCAACTGGAGCTGATCGCCCCCTCGGCCTGGATGTCCTGGCTCAAGCCCGGCGTCGAGTTCGAAGTGCAGCTGGACGAAACCGGCCAGCGCTATCCCGCTCAGATCGAACGCCTCGGCGCGGCCATCGACCCACTCAGCCAATCGCTCAAGGTGTTCGCGCGCATCACCGGCGACAGCGCTGGGCTGCTTCCGGGAATGAGCGGTGTCGCGCTGCTGCAACCGCCGGCAGACGGTTCATGA